The proteins below come from a single Anderseniella sp. Alg231-50 genomic window:
- a CDS encoding ElyC/SanA/YdcF family protein: protein MSLFLDKIIPLFVYPVGFAVLAGLACLFSFALGRRRKAMVWVTLATLYLWLAATPIVALKLINSLEEQYPIVNIDTLPKADVAIVLGGVTVQAQGSNPYTDLKSGADRILHAARLLKAGKVDRILVSSGRPVSRLDSRSEAEVIAGFLREFGVDDADIVLESESRNTRENAVNSLARMREDGFSSAILVTSALHMPRAAAVFRKAGVTFSPASIDPLSSSIEGRTVFAFLPNSKALDFSTQSIKEWIGMLVYQLRGWA, encoded by the coding sequence ATGTCCTTGTTTCTCGACAAGATTATCCCGTTGTTTGTCTACCCTGTCGGCTTTGCCGTTCTGGCGGGACTGGCGTGCCTGTTTTCATTTGCGTTGGGCAGACGCCGCAAGGCGATGGTCTGGGTCACGCTCGCGACGCTGTATCTTTGGCTGGCGGCTACTCCCATAGTGGCGTTGAAGCTGATTAATTCGCTCGAAGAACAATATCCGATTGTAAATATCGATACGCTGCCGAAAGCGGATGTAGCGATTGTTCTGGGTGGTGTGACCGTTCAGGCGCAGGGCTCCAACCCTTATACTGACCTGAAATCCGGCGCAGATCGTATCCTGCATGCAGCGCGTCTGCTCAAGGCAGGAAAAGTGGACCGAATACTGGTCAGCAGCGGGCGCCCTGTTTCGCGGCTTGATTCCAGGTCTGAAGCTGAAGTCATTGCCGGATTTCTGCGGGAATTTGGTGTTGATGACGCGGATATCGTGCTGGAAAGCGAGTCTCGAAACACCCGCGAAAATGCGGTCAACAGCCTCGCTCGCATGCGGGAGGACGGCTTCTCATCCGCTATTCTGGTTACATCTGCCCTGCACATGCCGCGCGCAGCGGCCGTGTTCCGTAAAGCAGGGGTTACATTCTCACCGGCTTCAATAGACCCTTTGTCATCATCAATCGAGGGAAGGACGGTCTTTGCCTTCCTGCCGAACTCCAAGGCACTGGACTTCTCAACACAGTCGATCAAGGAGTGGATTGGTATGCTGGTATATCAGTTGCGCGGGTGGGCCTGA
- a CDS encoding Ig-like domain-containing protein: MSDGVGFNVFDLGETPEFIDEIALVPNLDLTAGTQVEVVFPAMGEGSGETVTFTLASDTPAGQPIVVDVQTGENRSVGEHGVNDAWIRLDTAVASIEQAELTPGTGSNASNPVAVQTSAAVSAELLDAAGDAGLQVVFVDASADNVQQLIDGIDPSFEVHIIEADQDGVAFMASVLEGRSGIDAVHIVSHGQSGQLQLGSTMVDAHSIAGGQAQSWAQIGGSLADTGDILVYGCDFGEGRLGSLTIEALSEATGADVAASDDDTGSAALGGDWELEVSTGSVETETISVEEFDGLLELDQSEVVVPATNQADTLAQNIFGAGVTINSASYTGAASQAATFSGALDGLGSEFLGFDSGVIFSTGNANGIVGTADAGNFGTDITDPGATDGDPDFNSLENGISTFDASFLEANITSTTGVLTLQFVFGSDEYNEYVYAGFNDSIGIWINGVNYAVTTDGQQVGIDTINSAGTINPTSNQSDDANDPNSTHDPTDGVYESANQSLHVTRTTEPTQMDGYTTTISVNINLQIGVATDIKIGIADTGDAIYDSWLIVRENSFESVLAAFEDEVVTTPNTSVVISPLDNDFSETYTAADLTITKINGVDVIVGQQVALPSGVLVTLNNDKTLTVDPDGNALSHDTFTYEITDPDGQTAVGLVGMNTNGAPLLNLDPDNSGGGFDNRGFDAFFNTSTGDAVNIADSDVDITDLNSPNLTSMTINVSDVVDGNDEVLNIGGVNFALVTGVTGTLVTADGVNFLVDYDVSGTPDAFSITVQGGGTASQAAWEALIASITYDNASPTATLGNREFDIFVNDGTGNSNVGEAIVHVASPNATIGGTDTGSVTEDSAPFSLTTGGTLTIADPDNGQAQFISSTYGGTYGDVTINPLGGWTYTASNLNPVIDALDAGETLTDVISVTSVDGTSHDITITINGANDAPVANPDLLTVDSNDTEPTTGNVLTDGSPDYDPEGDVLTVIEINGAAADIGNQVTLDSGALVTLNSDGTYSYDPNGSFEQVQLGSSITDSFTYTIDDESGLTDTVTVTIVVNGTNEAPSLDLNAADNAAPVSPSDDFEGGSYPSSGSNWTSDWTESSIGGANGSDINVEADAGDNSLTLKDDGARATRSADLTGAETASLSFDYRRDGFDDSNDFVRVMVSSDGINFVEIGVLSGPANDSAYQTFTADISAYVSPDFAVRFETSGNFNNGGDKVWIDNVDISTTFTPPVDFAASVDNTNAQVAIASPDVDVQDPNDTQIESANIVITNAQVGDLLAVSGSLPGGITASAYNASTGELTLSGTATLADYEQAIEQIQFSTYSNVYTDRAIEVTVNDGGLDSNVATSVITVNNVNDWPVVASNSITVDEETADTSLGLSASDPNGNPLTITVSGLPTLGTVTLADGSPVSDGQTLSQTQLAGLQYDAPADYNGTDDPGDFTYTVSDGIASVTGSVDITLNPINDDPVANADTLTVGEDDTVATSGNVITNDTDIDGDTPLTVTEVNGNAGDVGNQVTLASGALLTLNSDGSYDYDPNGAFEDTALGDTATDTFSYVVSDGNGGSDTATVTVTIDGENDDPVGNADTLTVGEDDTVASSGNVITNDTDIDGDTPLTVTEVNGSAGDVGNQITLSSGALLTLNSDGSYDYDPNGAFEDTAASETATDTFSYVVSDGNGGSDTATVTITINGENDIPTEITESYAESYREALINCGIWSSFDVLAGSVLVDLDNVVDGDVNDSHTFSFVDGTGSPVTDPDLAIVNNELVVRADASLVSGTITSRTVIVRVDDGNGGVVDQTYSFDLRLNTGPYTGSATHDIGLGTVASDTMQGGDGLDRLFGNDGNDFLFGEAGSDMLEGGAGADALDGGSGRDVASYMESAVGVTVDLLNAGANTGDAAGDSFISIEGLWGSSFDDNLHGDNNDNTIIGSYGDDVIVGRGGNDLLQGGEGNDIFTFNNADGDDRIMDFAAGAGLGDVVDVSDYGFADFVTLQSAMSVVDGHVVLQLDANNSVQFWGISNISQLHANDFVL, translated from the coding sequence ATGAGTGACGGCGTTGGTTTTAATGTTTTTGATTTGGGCGAAACGCCTGAATTCATTGACGAAATAGCACTTGTTCCAAACCTGGACCTGACAGCAGGGACGCAGGTTGAAGTGGTCTTTCCCGCTATGGGGGAAGGGTCCGGGGAAACCGTGACATTTACCCTGGCAAGCGATACGCCGGCAGGACAACCTATAGTAGTAGACGTTCAGACCGGTGAAAACCGTTCGGTTGGTGAACACGGGGTAAACGATGCCTGGATTCGCCTCGATACCGCTGTTGCATCAATCGAGCAGGCGGAATTGACGCCGGGAACCGGTTCGAATGCTTCCAACCCAGTGGCCGTTCAAACAAGCGCCGCAGTGTCGGCTGAGCTGCTTGATGCAGCAGGCGATGCCGGCCTGCAAGTGGTGTTTGTCGACGCCAGCGCAGACAACGTGCAGCAACTGATCGACGGCATTGATCCGTCTTTTGAAGTTCACATCATTGAGGCAGACCAGGACGGCGTTGCCTTCATGGCGTCTGTTCTGGAAGGCCGCTCCGGCATTGACGCCGTGCACATCGTTTCACACGGCCAGTCCGGCCAGCTGCAACTTGGCAGCACCATGGTGGATGCTCACAGTATTGCCGGCGGCCAGGCGCAGTCCTGGGCCCAGATTGGCGGCAGCCTGGCAGATACCGGCGATATACTGGTCTATGGCTGTGATTTTGGTGAAGGCCGGCTTGGAAGCCTGACGATCGAAGCCCTGTCCGAGGCCACCGGTGCCGATGTTGCGGCGTCCGATGATGATACCGGTTCTGCCGCGCTTGGTGGTGACTGGGAACTCGAAGTGTCGACGGGTAGTGTCGAGACAGAAACCATTTCCGTTGAAGAGTTCGACGGCCTGCTGGAACTGGACCAGTCTGAAGTCGTGGTTCCGGCAACCAACCAGGCAGATACTCTGGCGCAGAACATTTTTGGTGCGGGCGTCACCATCAATTCGGCCTCCTATACCGGCGCAGCATCCCAGGCAGCAACATTTTCCGGCGCCCTGGATGGGTTGGGTTCCGAGTTTCTCGGGTTTGATTCCGGGGTGATTTTCTCGACAGGCAACGCCAATGGCATTGTCGGAACTGCCGATGCGGGCAATTTCGGCACAGACATAACCGATCCCGGTGCCACTGATGGCGACCCGGACTTCAATTCCCTCGAAAACGGTATCAGTACGTTCGATGCCTCTTTCCTGGAAGCGAATATCACGTCTACTACGGGCGTGCTGACCCTGCAGTTTGTGTTCGGCTCGGACGAATACAATGAGTACGTCTATGCAGGGTTCAACGATTCCATCGGCATCTGGATCAATGGCGTCAACTATGCCGTGACGACGGACGGCCAGCAGGTCGGCATCGACACGATCAACAGTGCCGGAACCATTAATCCGACCAGCAACCAAAGCGATGATGCAAACGATCCGAACTCGACCCACGATCCCACGGACGGTGTATATGAATCAGCCAACCAGTCGCTGCACGTTACCCGTACCACCGAGCCAACCCAGATGGATGGCTATACAACCACGATTTCGGTCAACATAAACCTGCAGATCGGGGTCGCGACAGACATCAAGATCGGCATCGCAGATACCGGTGACGCAATTTATGATTCCTGGCTGATTGTCCGGGAAAACAGCTTTGAGAGCGTGCTTGCCGCCTTCGAGGACGAGGTCGTGACAACGCCGAATACAAGTGTGGTCATTTCCCCGCTGGACAATGATTTCAGCGAAACCTACACCGCAGCCGACCTGACCATCACGAAAATCAATGGTGTGGACGTGATTGTGGGTCAACAGGTTGCTCTGCCCTCAGGGGTCCTCGTTACCCTCAATAACGACAAGACACTGACCGTCGATCCGGACGGCAATGCCCTCTCGCATGACACGTTCACATACGAGATAACAGACCCGGATGGACAGACCGCAGTCGGCCTCGTCGGAATGAACACCAATGGAGCGCCGTTGCTGAACCTCGATCCGGACAATTCCGGCGGCGGGTTCGACAATCGCGGGTTTGACGCCTTTTTCAATACCAGCACAGGCGATGCAGTAAACATTGCCGACAGCGATGTTGACATAACCGACCTGAACTCACCGAATCTGACTTCCATGACCATCAACGTGTCCGATGTGGTGGATGGCAACGATGAGGTCTTGAACATTGGCGGGGTGAATTTTGCACTGGTCACGGGCGTTACCGGCACGCTTGTTACTGCCGATGGCGTCAATTTCCTGGTGGATTATGATGTCAGCGGTACACCAGATGCCTTCTCCATTACTGTGCAGGGCGGCGGTACGGCTTCCCAGGCAGCCTGGGAAGCACTTATTGCATCAATCACCTACGACAATGCGAGCCCGACAGCGACGCTCGGCAACCGTGAATTCGATATTTTTGTCAATGATGGCACCGGCAACTCCAATGTCGGTGAAGCCATCGTTCACGTTGCATCACCAAACGCGACGATTGGCGGAACCGATACGGGATCTGTCACCGAAGACTCCGCTCCGTTCAGCCTGACCACCGGCGGTACACTGACCATAGCAGATCCTGACAATGGCCAGGCCCAGTTCATCTCCAGCACCTATGGCGGTACGTACGGCGATGTCACCATCAATCCACTGGGTGGCTGGACATACACGGCGAGCAATCTCAATCCCGTGATCGATGCGCTGGACGCAGGTGAAACACTGACCGACGTCATCAGCGTCACTTCGGTGGACGGGACGAGCCACGACATAACCATCACGATCAACGGCGCCAATGATGCTCCGGTCGCAAATCCGGACCTGCTGACGGTAGACTCCAATGATACTGAACCGACGACCGGCAACGTCCTTACCGACGGTTCGCCCGATTATGATCCTGAAGGCGACGTGCTGACGGTCATCGAGATCAACGGTGCTGCTGCCGACATTGGTAATCAGGTAACGCTTGATTCCGGCGCGCTGGTGACACTCAACTCGGACGGTACCTACAGCTATGATCCGAACGGGTCATTCGAGCAGGTACAGCTGGGCAGTTCGATTACCGATTCATTCACCTATACCATTGACGACGAAAGCGGCCTTACGGATACCGTGACGGTGACCATCGTCGTCAATGGAACCAATGAAGCCCCGAGTCTTGACCTCAATGCGGCGGACAACGCCGCTCCGGTGTCCCCGTCAGATGATTTTGAAGGCGGCAGCTACCCGAGCAGCGGGTCCAACTGGACATCTGACTGGACCGAGTCATCCATAGGCGGCGCGAACGGCAGCGATATCAATGTCGAAGCGGACGCCGGTGACAACTCACTCACACTGAAGGACGATGGTGCCAGGGCGACCCGCTCCGCAGACCTGACGGGAGCTGAAACGGCTTCTCTCAGCTTTGACTATCGGCGCGACGGTTTTGACGACAGCAACGACTTCGTTCGCGTGATGGTGTCGTCGGACGGCATAAATTTTGTCGAGATTGGTGTCCTGTCCGGTCCGGCGAACGATAGTGCCTATCAGACCTTTACGGCCGACATCAGCGCGTATGTTTCTCCAGATTTTGCCGTGCGGTTCGAGACCTCCGGAAACTTCAACAACGGCGGTGACAAGGTCTGGATCGACAATGTCGACATATCGACAACATTTACGCCTCCTGTTGATTTTGCGGCAAGCGTCGACAACACCAATGCGCAGGTTGCCATAGCCAGTCCGGATGTGGATGTCCAGGACCCGAATGACACGCAGATCGAATCCGCCAATATCGTCATCACCAATGCGCAAGTGGGTGATCTGCTTGCCGTTTCTGGCTCGCTGCCGGGCGGCATCACCGCGTCTGCCTATAATGCATCGACCGGCGAATTGACGCTGAGCGGCACTGCTACTCTCGCTGATTACGAGCAGGCAATCGAACAGATTCAGTTCTCGACCTATTCGAATGTCTATACGGATCGCGCAATTGAAGTGACTGTCAATGACGGTGGTCTTGATTCAAATGTCGCCACCTCGGTCATTACCGTCAACAATGTAAATGACTGGCCTGTTGTGGCATCGAATTCCATTACCGTTGATGAAGAAACAGCAGATACGTCTCTTGGCCTGTCTGCAAGTGATCCCAACGGCAATCCGCTGACCATCACTGTTTCCGGTCTGCCTACGCTCGGCACAGTGACACTGGCTGACGGGTCGCCTGTTTCCGACGGCCAGACATTGTCCCAGACCCAGCTTGCCGGCCTGCAGTATGATGCGCCGGCTGACTACAATGGCACCGATGATCCAGGTGATTTCACTTATACGGTCAGCGACGGTATCGCGTCCGTGACCGGCTCGGTGGACATCACGCTCAATCCCATAAATGATGACCCTGTGGCAAATGCCGATACGCTGACAGTTGGTGAGGATGATACCGTTGCCACTTCCGGCAATGTCATCACCAATGACACAGACATTGACGGTGATACGCCGCTGACGGTGACTGAAGTCAATGGCAACGCCGGTGACGTGGGCAACCAGGTTACCCTGGCCTCTGGCGCGCTGCTGACGCTGAATTCCGATGGCAGCTATGATTATGATCCGAACGGCGCGTTCGAGGACACAGCTCTCGGTGACACTGCAACCGACACGTTCAGCTATGTGGTGTCCGATGGTAATGGTGGGTCTGATACGGCAACCGTTACTGTGACCATCGACGGGGAAAATGATGACCCTGTGGGCAACGCCGACACCCTGACAGTCGGTGAGGATGACACCGTTGCCAGCTCCGGCAATGTTATCACCAACGACACGGATATTGATGGTGATACGCCGCTGACGGTAACTGAAGTCAACGGCAGCGCCGGTGACGTGGGCAACCAGATTACCCTGTCCTCCGGCGCGCTGCTGACCCTGAATTCCGATGGCAGCTATGATTATGATCCGAACGGCGCGTTCGAGGACACTGCAGCGAGTGAGACTGCAACCGACACGTTCAGCTACGTGGTGTCTGACGGCAATGGAGGGTCCGACACAGCAACCGTCACTATTACCATCAACGGGGAAAATGATATCCCGACAGAAATCACGGAATCATACGCCGAGTCGTATCGCGAAGCCCTGATCAATTGCGGAATCTGGAGCAGTTTTGATGTTCTGGCTGGCTCCGTGCTGGTGGACCTGGACAATGTGGTTGATGGTGATGTGAACGACTCCCACACATTCAGTTTCGTGGATGGTACGGGTAGTCCTGTCACGGATCCGGATCTGGCGATCGTCAACAACGAACTGGTGGTCCGCGCCGACGCTTCACTGGTGTCCGGTACAATAACCAGCCGTACAGTCATCGTCCGTGTGGACGACGGCAATGGCGGGGTCGTCGATCAGACTTACAGCTTCGACTTGCGCCTGAACACGGGCCCGTATACCGGTTCAGCCACCCATGACATCGGGTTGGGCACAGTCGCTTCGGACACCATGCAGGGCGGAGACGGCCTGGACAGGCTGTTCGGCAATGACGGCAACGACTTTCTGTTTGGAGAAGCAGGTAGCGATATGCTGGAAGGAGGCGCCGGCGCCGATGCGCTCGATGGCGGCAGCGGTCGAGACGTCGCCTCGTACATGGAGTCTGCTGTTGGCGTGACCGTCGATCTGCTGAATGCCGGAGCTAATACCGGAGATGCGGCTGGTGACAGTTTCATCAGTATTGAAGGGCTTTGGGGATCCAGTTTTGACGACAATCTCCATGGCGACAACAACGACAATACGATTATCGGCTCTTATGGCGACGACGTCATAGTTGGTCGCGGCGGCAATGACCTTCTCCAGGGCGGCGAGGGCAATGACATTTTCACCTTCAACAATGCTGATGGCGATGACAGAATAATGGACTTTGCGGCAGGGGCTGGCCTGGGAGATGTTGTAGATGTGTCCGACTATGGATTTGCTGATTTCGTCACGCTGCAATCAGCGATGAGTGTCGTCGACGGCCACGTGGTGCTTCAGCTTGATGCGAACAACAGTGTTCAGTTCTGGGGAATTAGCAACATAAGCCAGCTTCACGCCAATGACTTTGTTCTTTGA
- a CDS encoding lasso peptide biosynthesis B2 protein, producing the protein MSKSADGLWQRAGRLSAMQWKALLTATWLLARARGEHRRKPIKAVLQRFQTTRSASAATAAETDLIGWAISSAGSRVPWRSDCLLQAMAGSMWLDRIERSYKLNIGVRKNATGELEAHAWLTSGDLVVTGKLPDLEAFSPMPLESGISRL; encoded by the coding sequence TTGTCAAAGTCCGCTGACGGGCTCTGGCAACGCGCAGGCCGCCTGTCCGCCATGCAGTGGAAGGCACTGCTGACGGCGACCTGGCTATTGGCGAGGGCGCGCGGTGAACACCGCCGCAAGCCCATCAAGGCCGTGCTGCAGCGCTTTCAAACAACCAGGTCCGCGTCCGCTGCGACAGCCGCGGAAACCGATCTTATCGGGTGGGCCATAAGTTCAGCCGGCTCACGCGTGCCGTGGCGGTCGGACTGCCTGCTGCAGGCAATGGCGGGGTCGATGTGGCTGGACCGCATCGAACGAAGCTACAAACTCAACATCGGTGTCCGGAAAAATGCCACAGGTGAGCTTGAAGCACACGCCTGGCTGACCAGCGGCGATCTTGTCGTCACCGGCAAGCTGCCCGATCTGGAAGCGTTTTCACCCATGCCGCTGGAGAGCGGCATATCAAGGCTTTAG
- a CDS encoding PqqD family peptide modification chaperone: protein MSQQNIKSDSILIRTSQLPAAELGPDDTVLLDAERGVYYGLEGPARQIWEKLSEEVTLDDICTSLVKEYDVEREQCESDTRDFIAELIENGLVKVR, encoded by the coding sequence ATGAGCCAGCAAAACATAAAATCTGACAGCATCCTGATCCGCACCAGCCAGCTGCCTGCAGCGGAGCTGGGGCCCGATGATACCGTGCTGCTCGACGCCGAGCGCGGGGTGTATTACGGACTGGAGGGCCCGGCCCGGCAGATATGGGAAAAGCTGAGCGAGGAGGTCACGCTTGACGATATTTGCACCTCGCTGGTCAAGGAATACGACGTTGAGCGTGAACAGTGCGAAAGCGACACCCGCGATTTTATTGCCGAGCTGATTGAGAACGGCCTTGTCAAAGTCCGCTGA
- a CDS encoding putative quinol monooxygenase: MFVITAEFRLKRDMLNAFMPLMLIQAEKSLSNEPGCLVFDVCIEHNDSEDVVFLYEAYEDEAAFDLHMETSHYLAFSETTSDLVAAKSVRRFDRISSDTKGNR; the protein is encoded by the coding sequence ATGTTTGTTATCACGGCGGAATTTCGCCTGAAGCGGGATATGCTGAACGCGTTCATGCCCTTGATGCTGATCCAGGCTGAAAAGTCGCTCTCCAATGAACCGGGATGCCTCGTGTTTGATGTCTGCATCGAGCACAATGACAGCGAGGACGTTGTATTCCTTTACGAGGCCTACGAGGACGAGGCAGCGTTCGACCTGCACATGGAAACATCCCATTACCTGGCATTTTCGGAAACCACGTCCGACCTCGTGGCGGCCAAGTCGGTGCGCCGGTTTGATCGCATTTCATCTGATACCAAAGGAAACCGTTAA
- a CDS encoding isocitrate/isopropylmalate family dehydrogenase has translation MTSSNSIHVAVLPGDGIGREVMEPCLECLDVLAARSGGFSFTYETLEAGAGVFRDTGVALPDDVVKKAGAADVMLLGAMGLPDIRYEDGREITPQIELREIFDLYAGVRPVETFPGSPVPLKDPRAAQLDFVLIRENTEGLFASRGACEMTGDDEARDTMVITRKGTERLSDFALRLAERRTAQGRGQGRVTCVDKANVFGSFAFMRKVFYERAEKFSGLKADHAYVDATSLALVRNPWVFDVMITENMFGDILSDQAAALMGGMGMAPSADIGDRHGLFQPCHGTAPDIMGTGKANPSAMLLSGAMMLDWLGETMNSPELTGAGETFRNAVRAAFSDGNLVPFEVGGSAGLREVSDRVLGILKN, from the coding sequence ATGACCTCTTCGAATTCCATTCATGTTGCAGTTCTTCCCGGCGACGGCATCGGCCGCGAGGTCATGGAGCCGTGTCTTGAATGCCTCGACGTGCTGGCGGCACGGTCCGGCGGTTTCTCGTTCACCTACGAGACCCTTGAAGCCGGCGCCGGCGTATTCCGCGACACCGGCGTCGCGCTGCCCGACGATGTCGTGAAAAAGGCCGGTGCCGCAGACGTCATGTTGCTGGGCGCCATGGGCCTGCCCGATATCAGGTATGAAGACGGCAGGGAAATCACACCCCAGATAGAACTGCGTGAAATCTTCGATCTTTATGCTGGTGTCCGGCCGGTTGAAACATTTCCAGGCTCTCCGGTACCGCTGAAAGACCCGCGTGCCGCGCAGCTTGATTTCGTATTGATCCGCGAGAACACCGAGGGGCTGTTTGCGTCTCGCGGCGCCTGCGAAATGACCGGCGACGATGAAGCCCGCGACACCATGGTGATCACCCGCAAGGGCACCGAACGGCTGTCGGACTTCGCTCTCAGGCTGGCGGAACGGCGCACGGCGCAAGGCCGCGGGCAGGGCCGCGTCACCTGTGTCGACAAGGCCAATGTGTTCGGCAGTTTCGCCTTCATGCGCAAGGTGTTCTACGAACGTGCCGAGAAATTTTCCGGGCTCAAAGCTGATCACGCCTATGTGGATGCAACGTCGCTGGCGCTGGTGCGCAACCCCTGGGTGTTTGACGTGATGATCACCGAAAACATGTTTGGTGATATCCTGTCTGACCAGGCCGCTGCCCTGATGGGCGGCATGGGGATGGCGCCGTCTGCCGACATCGGCGACAGGCACGGCCTGTTTCAGCCGTGCCACGGCACCGCGCCGGACATTATGGGAACCGGCAAGGCCAACCCGTCCGCCATGCTGCTGTCAGGCGCCATGATGCTGGACTGGCTCGGCGAAACGATGAACTCGCCGGAACTGACCGGCGCCGGGGAAACCTTCCGCAATGCCGTGCGTGCAGCATTTTCCGACGGCAATCTTGTGCCTTTCGAAGTGGGCGGCAGTGCCGGATTGCGCGAGGTATCGGACCGGGTTCTCGGTATCCTCAAGAACTGA
- a CDS encoding helix-turn-helix domain-containing protein — MDTIGKRITHARESKNYDVNQLSDRVGVKAETILAWEADERDPRANRLLRLAGALDVSFAWLMVGEEYEPEDATNGGRLSSVEGKLQRIRQLYAELGGLITSLEQDTQFMMARDEELEELAEVDEAPVSH, encoded by the coding sequence ATGGATACCATCGGCAAGCGCATCACGCACGCGCGCGAAAGCAAGAATTATGATGTCAACCAGCTGTCGGACCGGGTCGGTGTAAAAGCCGAAACCATCCTCGCCTGGGAAGCCGACGAGCGCGACCCCCGGGCCAACCGGCTGCTGCGGCTGGCAGGCGCGCTGGATGTCAGCTTTGCCTGGCTCATGGTCGGCGAAGAATATGAACCCGAAGATGCAACAAACGGTGGCAGGCTGTCCTCGGTTGAGGGCAAGTTGCAGCGCATCCGCCAGTTATATGCCGAGCTCGGCGGGCTGATCACCAGTCTCGAACAGGACACCCAGTTCATGATGGCACGTGATGAGGAACTGGAGGAGCTGGCAGAAGTCGACGAGGCTCCGGTGAGCCACTGA